The proteins below come from a single Streptomyces sp. M92 genomic window:
- a CDS encoding ATP-binding protein, with protein sequence MPRALNGLRVRLVVAFTLVAVVATVTTGALTFREARTGVLQQSQDTVIEDFRHRVNTLVPNYRFPPDEADLQTFAADVSRGGRSQNWRVLVAYRQATATSETGDAFRELSPEMRESVRTRRATVFQRVTRDGHSALVVGMPVTFAGDYSTERPASGLEVYLTVPQREEQGYVDALVSAIERATVPALALAVLIALLAARGVLRPVRALRRATRSIAEGRLDTRLAVQGSDELADLSRTFNETAAALEGSVAELRRMEAGARRFAADVSHELRTPLAAMSAVTDVLDEDAAGLDEDTATAVRLISEETTKLAGLVDDLMEISRFDAGAAALHLDDIDLAESVRRTLATRGWPDTVRTSLPGPGELRGRVDPRRLDVIVANLVANALRHGAPPVRLGLREEHDPRAGRQAVIEVHDGGDGIPDDVLPQVFDRFYKSDSARVRSEGSGLGLAITTENVRLHGGTVRAANHPDGGAVFTVVLPLRPRGAGDRTTHTDEEDRP encoded by the coding sequence GTGCCGCGCGCGCTGAACGGGCTGCGCGTGCGGCTGGTCGTGGCCTTCACCCTCGTAGCCGTCGTCGCCACGGTGACCACCGGAGCCCTGACCTTCCGCGAGGCGCGCACCGGGGTCCTGCAGCAGAGCCAGGACACGGTGATCGAGGACTTCCGGCACCGCGTCAACACCCTGGTCCCCAACTACCGCTTCCCGCCCGACGAGGCGGACCTCCAGACGTTCGCCGCCGACGTGTCGCGCGGCGGCCGGTCCCAGAACTGGCGGGTGCTGGTCGCCTACCGGCAGGCGACCGCGACGTCCGAGACCGGCGACGCGTTCCGCGAACTGTCACCGGAGATGCGCGAGTCCGTGCGCACCCGCCGGGCCACGGTGTTCCAGCGCGTGACGCGGGACGGCCACTCCGCACTGGTCGTCGGGATGCCCGTCACCTTCGCCGGCGACTACAGCACCGAACGGCCCGCCTCGGGGCTGGAGGTCTACCTCACCGTGCCGCAGCGCGAGGAGCAGGGCTACGTCGACGCGCTGGTCTCCGCCATCGAACGCGCCACCGTGCCCGCCCTGGCCCTGGCCGTCCTGATCGCGCTCCTGGCCGCGCGCGGTGTGCTGCGCCCGGTGCGGGCCCTGCGGCGGGCCACCCGCAGCATCGCCGAGGGCCGCCTCGACACCCGGCTCGCGGTCCAGGGCTCCGACGAACTCGCCGACCTGTCCCGCACCTTCAACGAGACGGCGGCCGCGCTGGAGGGGTCGGTGGCGGAACTGCGGCGCATGGAGGCCGGCGCGCGCCGTTTCGCCGCGGACGTCTCCCACGAGCTGCGCACCCCGCTGGCGGCGATGTCGGCGGTCACGGACGTACTGGACGAGGACGCGGCCGGCCTGGACGAGGACACCGCGACGGCCGTGCGCCTCATCAGCGAGGAGACCACGAAGCTGGCCGGCCTGGTGGACGACCTGATGGAGATCTCCCGGTTCGACGCGGGCGCCGCCGCCCTGCACCTGGACGACATCGACCTCGCCGAGTCCGTACGGCGCACGCTCGCCACCCGCGGCTGGCCGGACACCGTACGGACCAGCCTGCCCGGACCGGGCGAGCTGCGCGGCCGGGTCGACCCGCGCCGCCTCGACGTGATCGTCGCCAACCTCGTCGCCAACGCACTGCGCCACGGCGCCCCGCCCGTCCGCCTCGGCCTGCGCGAGGAGCACGACCCCCGGGCGGGCAGGCAGGCGGTCATCGAGGTCCACGACGGCGGGGACGGCATCCCCGACGACGTCCTGCCGCAGGTCTTCGACCGCTTCTACAAGTCGGACAGCGCCCGCGTCCGGAGCGAGGGCAGCGGCCTCGGACTGGCCATCACCACCGAGAACGTACGCCTGCACGGCGGCACCGTCCGCGCGGCCAACCATCCGGACGGCGGCGCCGTCTTCACGGTCGTCCTCCCGCTGCGGCCGCGGGGCGCCGGGGACCGCACCACGCACACGGACGAGGAGGACCGGCCATGA
- a CDS encoding response regulator transcription factor, whose protein sequence is MPRVLIIEDDRAVREGVRLALRRQGHEVAAAATGEEGLEQLRSFRPDAVVLDLMLPGMPGLEVCRRIRAHDQVPIIMATARGDDTDIVVGLESGADDYVVKPVRARVLDARIRAVLRRVGGAADENGTARVEHHGDLVIDRAGLTVTHQGRPVALGPSELRLLLTLSASAGQVFSRQQLLEAVWEHSYHGDARLVDACVKRLRSKIGEPAGSPRYVHTVRGFGYRFGPR, encoded by the coding sequence ATGCCGAGGGTTCTGATCATCGAAGACGACCGCGCCGTCCGGGAGGGCGTGCGCCTGGCCCTGCGCCGCCAGGGACACGAGGTCGCCGCGGCGGCGACGGGCGAGGAGGGGCTGGAGCAGCTGCGGTCGTTCCGGCCCGACGCCGTCGTCCTCGACCTGATGCTGCCCGGCATGCCCGGTCTGGAGGTGTGCCGCCGCATCCGCGCGCACGACCAGGTGCCGATCATCATGGCCACCGCCCGCGGCGACGACACGGACATCGTGGTCGGACTGGAGTCGGGGGCCGACGACTACGTGGTCAAGCCGGTCCGCGCCCGCGTACTGGACGCCCGCATCCGCGCGGTGCTGCGCCGGGTGGGCGGCGCCGCGGACGAGAACGGCACCGCCCGCGTCGAACACCACGGTGACCTGGTCATCGACCGGGCCGGCCTCACCGTCACCCACCAGGGACGGCCGGTCGCCCTCGGCCCCTCCGAACTCCGGTTGCTGCTGACCCTGTCCGCCTCCGCCGGGCAGGTCTTCAGCCGCCAGCAGCTTCTGGAAGCCGTCTGGGAGCACAGCTACCACGGCGACGCGCGACTGGTGGACGCCTGCGTCAAGCGCCTGCGGTCCAAGATCGGAGAACCGGCCGGCAGTCCCCGCTACGTCCACACCGTGCGCGGCTTCGGCTACCGCTTCGGGCCCCGATGA
- a CDS encoding DUF3152 domain-containing protein has product MNVHRSNPSSSSGASHRRGSRVRRRRGGRAPLLWAGLVAGVVLLLAGGLVLGERSASSGGRADASGPSAPGSGTPSAPEAAETEEKAEEEAEEGTGDDSVEADSIPSSGPGTFVTAQGGGDRVGGSGRTLTYVVQVEDGIGIAAPEVAAEVERILADERGWTADGRTGFRRVSGGTSDFRVRLATAGTVDDICGQYGLDTGGEVNCNVGQDVMVNLKRWLLATQYYADDVTSYRALIINHEVGHFLGHGHEGCPGAGRPAPVMMQQIKGLHGCRTNVWPYDREGRAVTGPAVG; this is encoded by the coding sequence ATGAACGTGCACCGATCGAACCCCTCCTCGTCCTCCGGCGCGTCCCATCGCCGCGGAAGCCGGGTCCGCCGCAGGCGGGGCGGCAGGGCTCCGCTCCTGTGGGCGGGGCTCGTGGCCGGTGTCGTGCTGCTGCTCGCCGGCGGCCTGGTCCTCGGGGAACGGTCCGCGTCCTCCGGCGGCCGCGCGGACGCGTCCGGACCGTCCGCGCCGGGCTCCGGCACACCGTCCGCACCCGAGGCCGCCGAGACGGAGGAAAAGGCGGAGGAGGAGGCGGAGGAAGGAACGGGGGACGACTCCGTGGAGGCCGACTCCATCCCGTCGTCGGGCCCCGGGACGTTCGTCACCGCCCAGGGCGGCGGTGACCGGGTCGGCGGGAGCGGACGGACGCTCACCTACGTCGTGCAGGTCGAGGACGGCATCGGGATCGCGGCGCCGGAGGTGGCGGCCGAGGTGGAGCGGATCCTGGCCGACGAGCGCGGCTGGACGGCCGACGGGCGGACGGGGTTCCGTCGGGTGTCAGGCGGCACCTCCGACTTCCGGGTGCGGCTGGCCACGGCGGGGACCGTGGACGACATATGCGGCCAGTACGGTCTGGACACCGGCGGCGAGGTCAACTGCAACGTCGGTCAGGACGTCATGGTCAACCTCAAGCGGTGGCTGCTGGCGACGCAGTACTACGCCGACGACGTGACGTCCTACCGCGCGCTGATCATCAACCACGAGGTCGGGCACTTCCTCGGCCACGGCCACGAGGGCTGTCCCGGGGCGGGGCGTCCCGCCCCGGTGATGATGCAGCAGATCAAGGGCCTGCACGGCTGCCGGACCAACGTCTGGCCCTACGACCGCGAGGGCCGGGCCGTCACCGGTCCCGCCGTCGGCTGA
- a CDS encoding TerC family protein: protein MLDVPFWLWTVFAATVVVSLVVDLLAHRSAHVIGFKEAAAWSGLWVGLALVFGAVVFLVLGGTAGTEYTTAWLLEKSLSVDNLFVFALIFAYFKVPREYQHRVLFFGVIGALVFRGLFLAAGVAVVSRFTAVLFVFAAVLFYSVYKILKGEEESFDPGRSFAVRLLRKFVPVRDEYAGQHFFVKEAGKRVATPLLAVVAAIEAADLIFAVDSVPAVLAVSDETFIVYTSNAFAILGLRALYFMLSGLLDRFHYLSTGLAVILGFIGVKLILQASHEMISKSIPEIPSTVSLAVIVVVLTVSVVMSLRRPQKSP, encoded by the coding sequence ATGCTCGATGTGCCGTTCTGGCTCTGGACAGTCTTCGCCGCGACCGTGGTCGTGTCGCTCGTCGTCGACCTCCTGGCCCACCGCAGCGCCCACGTCATCGGGTTCAAGGAGGCGGCGGCCTGGAGCGGACTGTGGGTGGGACTCGCCCTCGTCTTCGGCGCGGTCGTCTTCCTGGTGCTCGGCGGGACGGCGGGAACCGAGTACACCACCGCGTGGCTGCTGGAGAAGAGCCTCTCCGTCGACAACCTCTTCGTCTTCGCGCTGATCTTCGCCTACTTCAAGGTGCCCCGCGAATACCAGCACCGCGTCCTGTTCTTCGGGGTCATCGGCGCCCTGGTGTTCCGCGGTCTCTTCCTGGCCGCGGGTGTCGCCGTGGTCAGCCGGTTCACCGCTGTCCTGTTCGTCTTCGCGGCCGTCCTCTTCTACAGTGTGTACAAGATCCTCAAGGGCGAGGAGGAGAGCTTCGACCCGGGCCGGAGCTTCGCCGTCCGCCTGCTGCGCAAGTTCGTCCCCGTGCGGGACGAGTACGCGGGGCAGCATTTCTTCGTCAAGGAGGCGGGGAAGCGGGTGGCGACGCCCCTGCTGGCCGTCGTCGCCGCGATCGAGGCGGCCGACCTGATCTTCGCCGTGGACAGCGTGCCGGCCGTGCTCGCCGTCAGCGACGAGACCTTCATCGTCTACACCAGCAACGCGTTCGCCATCCTCGGCCTCAGGGCCCTGTACTTCATGCTGTCGGGCCTGCTGGACCGCTTCCACTACCTGAGTACGGGCCTGGCCGTCATCCTCGGCTTCATCGGCGTCAAGCTCATCCTCCAGGCGAGCCACGAGATGATCAGCAAGTCCATCCCCGAGATCCCCTCCACGGTGAGCCTGGCCGTGATCGTCGTGGTCCTGACGGTGTCGGTGGTCATGAGTTTGCGGCGCCCACAGAAGTCCCCGTAA
- the aztD gene encoding zinc metallochaperone AztD, producing the protein MNKSIRNRTLTGTALALAVSTVLTACGSGDGASSSSSDAKAKDTASATPAATVTDPLVATFDGGLYILDGESLKLTRTIELPGFNRVNPAGDDDHVIVSTDSGFRVLDAADQTLTDIEYPGAKPGHVVRHAGKTVLFTDGTGQVNVFDPAGLGTGEKPPGRTHTTAEAHHGVAIELANGELLTTIGDEEKRTGALVLDENGEEIARNENCPGVHGEAAAEGEAIAVGCEDGVLLYKDGRFTKVDAPDAYGRIGNQAGSDASPVLLGDYKTDPDAELERPTRISLIDTEKAELRLVDLGTSYSFRSLARGPHGEALVLGTDGAIHVIDPVSGKVTQKIPAVGAWQEPLDWQQPRPTLFVRDHTAYVSEPSTRGLHAIDLESGEKVGSVTLPKGTNELSGVVAGH; encoded by the coding sequence GTGAACAAGTCGATACGCAACAGAACCCTCACGGGGACGGCCCTCGCCCTCGCGGTGTCCACGGTGCTGACCGCCTGCGGCAGCGGCGACGGGGCCTCGTCCTCCTCGTCCGACGCCAAGGCGAAGGACACCGCGAGCGCCACGCCCGCCGCCACGGTCACGGACCCGCTGGTGGCCACCTTCGACGGCGGCCTCTACATCCTGGACGGCGAGAGCCTGAAGCTGACCCGGACCATCGAGCTGCCCGGGTTCAACCGGGTCAACCCCGCCGGGGACGACGACCACGTCATCGTCTCCACCGACAGCGGCTTCCGTGTCCTGGACGCGGCGGACCAGACCCTCACCGACATCGAGTACCCGGGCGCCAAGCCCGGCCACGTCGTACGCCACGCCGGCAAGACGGTCCTCTTCACCGACGGCACCGGCCAGGTCAACGTCTTCGACCCGGCCGGCCTCGGCACCGGCGAGAAGCCGCCGGGCCGCACCCACACCACGGCCGAGGCCCACCACGGCGTCGCCATCGAGCTGGCGAACGGCGAGCTCCTCACCACCATCGGCGACGAGGAGAAGCGCACCGGAGCCCTCGTCCTGGACGAGAACGGCGAGGAGATCGCCCGCAACGAGAACTGCCCCGGCGTGCACGGTGAGGCGGCGGCCGAGGGCGAGGCGATCGCCGTCGGCTGCGAGGACGGAGTACTGCTCTACAAGGACGGCCGGTTCACCAAGGTGGACGCCCCCGACGCCTACGGCCGGATCGGCAACCAGGCCGGCAGCGACGCCTCGCCCGTCCTGCTGGGCGACTACAAGACCGACCCGGACGCGGAGCTGGAGCGGCCCACGCGGATATCGCTGATCGACACGGAGAAGGCGGAGCTGCGCCTGGTCGACCTCGGCACCAGCTACTCGTTCCGCTCGCTGGCCCGCGGACCGCACGGCGAGGCACTCGTGCTCGGCACCGACGGCGCGATCCACGTCATCGACCCGGTCAGCGGCAAGGTCACCCAGAAGATCCCCGCCGTGGGCGCGTGGCAGGAGCCGCTGGACTGGCAGCAGCCGAGGCCCACGCTCTTCGTCCGCGACCACACCGCCTACGTCTCCGAGCCGAGCACGAGGGGCCTGCACGCCATCGACCTGGAGTCGGGCGAGAAGGTCGGGTCCGTGACGCTCCCGAAGGGCACCAACGAACTGTCGGGCGTCGTCGCCGGGCACTGA